AGAAAAAGCTATGGAAGTCCACTCCTCGGCGACCACTCCAAGACCTTCAGTGACGATTGGCTCGTCGCTAATTCCGATGATCAACAAGCTCCAGGACATTCTCGCGCCGGTGGGCAGCGATAGGCCGCAGATTTCGCTGCCTCAAGTGGCGGTCGTGGGAAGCCAGAGCAGCGGGAAATCGAGCGTCCTCGAAGCCCTCGTTGGCCGCGACTTCCTCCCCCGCGGCCGTGACATCTGCACTCGGCGGCCGCTCGTGCTGATGCTCGAGAATCGCGCGGCGGTGCCCGGTGATGAACACACCGAATGGGGCGAGTTCCGCCACTTGCCCGGAAAACGCTTCTACGACTTCTCCGCAATCCGCCACGAAATTCAGGTACGGAttgagcttcttcttcatcaatgcTGCTTCTAGTTTACTGGCTTGTGATAAATTGACCATTGTTTTGTCAGCGCAGGCGGAGACGGATAGGGAGGCCGGATTGAACAAAAGGGTTTCGGATAAGCAAATCCGGCTGAAGATTATCTCTCCGAATGTGCTTCATATGACTCTGGTTGATTTGCCTGGAATCACGAAAGTTCCGGTGGGAGATCAACCAAGAGACATAGAAGCAATGGTTAGGAAGATGATTATGGGCTATATTATCCAGCAAAACTGTATTATATTAGCGGTTAGTCCTGCGAATTCGGATTTGGCAACCTCCGATGCACTACAGATGGCTAGAGAAGCTGACGCGACAGGTACCTGCACATTTTACTTATGAATTCGACTTTTACATCGAATGCATAGTGTACTGACGCAAATGTATTAACAGGTTTTCGAACAATCGGTGTGATCACCAAGGTTTGTGATCTCCTCTTAAGACTCCGGTTTATTAGATGCCTCAGTTGTTGCATAATATGACAATATTGTTCTATCTGTAGCTTGATATAATGGACAGGGGCACCGATGCTCGTGACTTTTTGCTTGGGAAAATTATTCCGCTGCAGCTCGGTTATGTTGGTGTTGTGAATCGTAGCCAGGAGGTATGAATTGTTCAAATAGCTTCTTTGTAGcatccatttgttttgtttagtacaTTGCCAAGTTTTACTCTTACAAAAGAAAATGTGGGTGCAGCGTTCAGGCtctattacttaagtgttattCTTGTGACACAGGACATCAATAGAAACTGTGGGATTGCTGCTGCCCTTGCTTACGAGGAGAAATTCTTCAATAGGCACCTTGTACTGTTCGCTTTCTTTGTATTTAGAGAAAAATGATAATTGTTTGTGTTGGCACTTAACATCTTTATTACATGTTAAAGGTATATAGTAAACTCTTGGATCATTGCGGCATGCCCCAGTTAGCAAGGAAGTTGAATCAGGTTGGTATGAACCAAAGGCATAACAAAGTTATACTAACGGGAAATGAAATTCTTAGGTGGTTAtgtatcatttttttatatattattgcGTACTCTATTTGTTTTTGCACTGTTGTCATGGTCGATTTCTGTGTTAGATTCTGGAGCAGCATATCAGAAGGGTTCTCCCTGATTTGAAGGCTCGGTTGAATTCTCAAATGGTTTCTGTTTCGAAAGAATTGCAAGCATATGGGCTACCTTTAGAATCTAAAGTGAGTTGCAAAACAACTTATGAGCTGCTGGTGTTTTCTACTGCATTTAATGCATGCAGAGAGTTAGAAAACAACTGTTCCCTACATACTGTTGAATTGTTGCATTCACATCCAAATTACATACTGTTGAAATCCAAACACTATGTCCAAGTCCAATGCGCATTTGCGTCATCATTTTTTCTTAATCACATTGGCAGGACCCTTgtcctcttcttttttatttttatttttattcatgaCCAGTCTATAAAGATATTTTGCTAGATAGTGTTGACTGTGCACCATGATGGAAGACTTGTACTTTTGATCTTAGTAAGTAATTGGGATTTTGTTGTTATtggtttgaaaacttgaaattgctGCTGCACATAGCGAAGTGCATAGACAGATGCATTCACATTAAAAAACTTACCCCTCTTCCTTTCTCTTGTTATTGGAATAGATAATATACTCTTCACATTTTAGTTGTTTCTAACCATTTTTTGTCACTTGTCCTGAACCAGATGGATCAGGgaatgattttgttgaacattttgacaaaatattgtgAAGGTGAGATTTCGATCTGTGTTATTTGTTAAATGTCAATCTTTTACTTGCCTGCATGACTTGGAATCATGTATGATATTCCTCAAAGGACCACTTAATTTATCTTTCTTAgatttgttagtgctgtttttTCCCAAGAATTGGATTTGTATTTGTCATAGAGAGAGAGTATTGTATTACATTAGCCAACTTCTCGAAGAGGATTTAGTAGTGAAAGCTATCAGGCGTTTCTGTGACTGGTTATGAAGCGTGTGATAGTGAAAGAAATTCCTGCAATGGGGTTGGGGTGCAGTAGAGCTGGAAGGAAATCCACCCAATCCAATTTGCATGAGTGAGAAATACTGTAAACTTgatttctctaattttttttttctctcagacTAAGTTAATATTACCGCTTACCATATCATATGAACTTTACTGACCTGAGAAACTATGCGTTTGTGGAAAATAACAATGATGTCAAATGGACTTAACCATGTGGCTCGACTGAAATTAATGTAAAAGGAAAGCCTTTCTCTAAAGTCTTGTAGtcttctttaatttttgtaatcatGGTTTTTATGATTCTAAGCAACTTGTTTTTAGGACATTTATACTAATAGAGCATGCTGTTCAAGTACTACCTTGTTTGTCGTTATTTTCATCTTAGCTGTTTTCACTGATGCTGTTAAtgttccttctctctctctctctctctctctctctctctctctgtt
Above is a window of Malus sylvestris chromosome 15, drMalSylv7.2, whole genome shotgun sequence DNA encoding:
- the LOC126605636 gene encoding dynamin-related protein 3A-like, giving the protein MGEKAMEVHSSATTPRPSVTIGSSLIPMINKLQDILAPVGSDRPQISLPQVAVVGSQSSGKSSVLEALVGRDFLPRGRDICTRRPLVLMLENRAAVPGDEHTEWGEFRHLPGKRFYDFSAIRHEIQAETDREAGLNKRVSDKQIRLKIISPNVLHMTLVDLPGITKVPVGDQPRDIEAMVRKMIMGYIIQQNCIILAVSPANSDLATSDALQMAREADATGFRTIGVITKLDIMDRGTDARDFLLGKIIPLQLGYVGVVNRSQEDINRNCGIAAALAYEEKFFNRHLVYSKLLDHCGMPQLARKLNQILEQHIRRVLPDLKARLNSQMVSVSKELQAYGLPLESKMDQGMILLNILTKYCEAYAAMVEGKSQEMSTKELSGGARIHYILQSIFVKSLEGVDPSDDLTDDDIRTAIQNASGAKNALFVPEVPFEILVRRQIARLLDPSCQCLRFVYDELVKISHDCAVIELQRFPVLRKHMDEIMINFLREGVKPAQRMIENLIEMEVDCINTSHPCFIGGKKASELAMQELKAQQGSRPQLNKENPVSSGSTKTWGIPSVFGNRTSAAQSGTPFGEQRHSESMPSTINLREPPSILRPVETTENEAAEIIVTKLLLKSYYDIVRKNIQDLVPKAIMHFLVNSTIKNLQTGFIQKLYRENLFEELLKEHDELDSKRKCDQKLYEVLKQSLQTLEKVEFDVSTQT